Proteins co-encoded in one Longimicrobium terrae genomic window:
- a CDS encoding glycosyltransferase, giving the protein MSPLLVPLLWSLPWLLLPVLAAAFIRRRPVLDGWPPAAKADAPLVSVIVPARNEAHNIGDCVRALRSSTYPRLEILVVDDGSEDGTGERARAAAEGDPRVRVIDGEPLPAGWFGKPWACEQGVRLARGERIAFCDADMRAGPELVGRTVAALAQRDAALLSAIPRQVLGGFWERVVMAQVGMLFLMRYPDPERVNRSPHTRDKIALGGYILVRRDAYEAAGGHHAVRHEVSEDMAIAQRFHALGHAPLLVHAEPHLRVRMYRSLAEIVEGWGKNLARSSGRTAPGPLALLVPWLILSGLFFFWLLPSLVLVRGALGMAGWPWVPAAVVAQAVSVGFWAGMYRRDGHNPLYAALAPLGALVMCGILLASLLRRGTVTWKGRRYAAAAMEAGAG; this is encoded by the coding sequence GTGTCGCCGTTGCTCGTTCCGCTGCTCTGGTCGCTGCCCTGGCTCCTGCTTCCCGTGCTGGCTGCCGCCTTCATCCGCCGCCGTCCCGTGCTGGACGGCTGGCCCCCCGCCGCGAAGGCGGATGCGCCGCTGGTGTCCGTCATCGTTCCGGCGCGCAACGAGGCGCACAACATCGGCGATTGCGTGCGCGCGCTCCGGTCATCCACGTATCCGCGCCTGGAAATCCTGGTGGTGGACGACGGTTCGGAGGACGGCACCGGGGAACGGGCCCGCGCCGCGGCGGAGGGGGACCCGCGGGTGAGGGTGATCGACGGAGAACCGCTCCCGGCCGGATGGTTTGGCAAGCCGTGGGCGTGCGAGCAGGGGGTCCGGCTCGCGCGCGGCGAGCGGATCGCCTTCTGCGACGCGGACATGCGCGCCGGGCCGGAACTGGTGGGCCGCACCGTCGCCGCGCTGGCGCAAAGGGATGCGGCGCTGCTGTCCGCCATCCCCCGCCAGGTGCTGGGCGGCTTCTGGGAGCGCGTGGTGATGGCGCAGGTGGGAATGCTGTTCCTGATGCGCTATCCGGACCCGGAACGGGTGAACCGTTCGCCGCACACCCGCGACAAGATCGCGCTCGGCGGCTACATTCTGGTTCGCCGCGACGCGTACGAGGCCGCGGGCGGGCACCACGCCGTGCGCCACGAGGTGTCAGAAGACATGGCCATCGCACAGCGCTTTCACGCGTTGGGGCACGCGCCGCTGCTGGTGCACGCCGAACCGCACCTGCGCGTGCGCATGTACCGCTCGCTGGCGGAAATCGTGGAGGGGTGGGGGAAGAACCTGGCGCGCTCCTCCGGCCGCACCGCGCCGGGGCCGCTGGCCCTGCTGGTTCCGTGGCTGATTCTGAGCGGGTTGTTCTTCTTCTGGCTGCTTCCGTCCCTGGTGCTCGTCCGTGGCGCGCTGGGGATGGCGGGATGGCCGTGGGTTCCCGCGGCGGTCGTGGCGCAGGCCGTATCCGTCGGCTTCTGGGCGGGCATGTACCGGCGCGACGGGCACAACCCGCTGTACGCCGCGCTGGCCCCGCTGGGCGCGCTGGTGATGTGCGGCATTCTGCTGGCGAGCCTGCTGCGGCGGGGAACGGTGACGTGGAAGGGGCGGCGCTACGCCGCGGCGGCCATGGAGGCCGGAGCCGGATGA